In Helicobacter ibis, a genomic segment contains:
- the folK gene encoding 2-amino-4-hydroxy-6-hydroxymethyldihydropteridine diphosphokinase: MKTSYWDIKSYKKLQINKDCICFIPHDYPKKDRFSFSHKIKRYEHIRIKNPYNRYKNKNLRKYVLLGIGGNVGNVLSTFRKLTKRLSYKNAIIAYSPFVKNPAFGYIEQDDFYNGVIVIKTSMCYADFFSYCMYLERIFGRARKRPFKNAPRSLDIDVLGFKNIFINLAHLQIPHKEWFKRESVLIPLKGIK; the protein is encoded by the coding sequence ATGAAAACTAGCTACTGGGATATAAAATCATACAAAAAACTACAAATAAATAAAGATTGTATATGCTTTATTCCCCATGATTATCCTAAAAAAGACAGATTCAGCTTCTCACATAAAATCAAAAGATATGAACACATAAGAATAAAAAATCCATACAATAGATACAAAAACAAAAATCTAAGAAAATATGTCCTTCTCGGTATAGGTGGCAATGTTGGCAATGTGTTATCAACTTTTAGAAAGCTTACAAAACGCTTGAGTTATAAAAATGCTATAATTGCGTATTCTCCTTTTGTAAAGAATCCTGCCTTTGGTTATATAGAGCAAGATGATTTTTACAATGGCGTAATAGTAATTAAAACTAGTATGTGCTATGCTGATTTTTTTAGCTATTGTATGTATTTGGAGAGAATCTTTGGGAGAGCTAGGAAGCGTCCTTTTAAAAATGCACCTAGAAGCTTAGATATTGATGTTTTGGGGTTTAAAAATATTTTTATAAACTTGGCACATTTGCAGATTCCGCATAAAGAATGGTTTAAAAGAGAAAGTGTTTTAATCCC